From a single Arachis hypogaea cultivar Tifrunner chromosome 3, arahy.Tifrunner.gnm2.J5K5, whole genome shotgun sequence genomic region:
- the LOC112734686 gene encoding eukaryotic translation initiation factor 3 subunit I, which translates to MRPILMKGHERPLTFLKYNRDGDLLFSCAKDHNPTVWFADNGERLGTYRGHNGAVWCCDVSRDSTRLITGSADQTAKLWNVQTGQQLFTFNFDSPARSVDFSVGDKLAVITTDPFMELTSALHVKRIARDISDQTAESLLVLKGPQGRINRALWGPLNKTIISGGEDAIIRIWDSETGKLLKESDKESGHKKTITSLVRSVDGSHFLTGSLDKSAKLWDTRTLTLIKTYVTERPVNAVAMSPLLDHVVIGGGQDASAVTTTDHRAGKFEAKFFDKILQEEIGGVKGHFGPINALAFNPDGKSFSSGGEDGYVRLHHFDPDYFNIKI; encoded by the exons ATGAGGCCGATTTTGATGAAGGGCCACGAGAGGCCGTTGACTTTTCTGAAGTATAATAGGGACGGCGACCTCCTCTTCTCTTGCGCCAAGGACCACAATCCCACCGTCTGGTTCGCCGATAACGGAGAGAGATTGGGAACCTACCGTGGCCACAACGGCGCCGTCTGGTGCTGTGACGTTTCACGTGACTCCACGCGTCTTATTACAGGCAGCGCTGACCAGACCGCCAAGCTCTGGAATGTTCAGACCGGCCAGCAGCTCTTTACATTCAACTTCGATTCCCCGGCCAGGTCCGTTGACTTCTCCGTCGGTGACAAGCTCGCCGTCATCACCACCGACCCCTTCATGGAGCTCACATCCGCTCTTCATGTCAAGCGCATTGCCAGGGACATCTCCGATC AGACTGCGGAGTCTTTGCTTGTTCTTAAAGGGCCTCAGGGAAGGATCAACAGAGCTCTATGGGGACCGTTGAATAAGACCATTATTAGCGGCGGAGAAGATGCCATTATTCGCATTTGGGATTCTGAG ACTGGAAAACTGCTCAAAGAGTCGGATAAGGAATCCGGACATAAGAAGACGATAACATCACTTGTCAGATCTGTTGATGGTTCACATTTTCTCACTGGCTCCCTCGACAAGTCTGCCAAG CTTTGGGATACAAGAACGTTGACACTTATCAAAACTTATGTGACTGAACGCCCAGTGAATGCAGTTGCAATGTCACCTCTTCTTGATCAT GTGGTAATTGGAGGTGGTCAGGATGCATCAGCTGTTACAACTACTGATCATAGAGCTGGGAAATTTGAAGCCAAATTCTTTGATAAG ATTCTTCAAGAAGAAATTGGTGGTGTTAAAGGGCATTTTGGACCAATTAATGCATTAGCCTTTAACCCTGATGGGAAAAG
- the LOC112734684 gene encoding histone-lysine N-methyltransferase ASHR2, giving the protein MSVAAPSSLLKVEEIQGRGRGMVASQPLKAGQIVLRDSPILLYSALPLIPQSLSSSSSTLASSFCDHCFRTLPSSLQGDSSSSAVLCPSCRHYRFCSSNCLSKALNSSHSSWVCQALSHFQANSPLLGHPLELQVQAQFLIAAYNLANISPSDFQILLSLHGSPDDATISAAQFLHPLISSLCSIAPIGLQNVFSLELTSALLAKDKHNAFGLMQPVSVDDGQRSVRAYGIYPYASFFNHDCLPNACRFDYVDSNPPDGSNNTDIIVRMIHDVPQGREICLSYFPVNENYASRQKRLMEDYGFTCNCDRCNVESNWSDNDDTIEEDNAEDGEEVMDEEDQYENMAASDTDNNNDFPHAYFFLRYMCDRPNCGGTLAPLPPQVDSPSNVMECNVCGKLKSDDEQDEAPMED; this is encoded by the coding sequence ATGTCTGTGGCTGCTCCAAGTTCCCTTTTGAAGGTGGAGGAGATACAAGGAAGAGGGAGGGGAATGGTTGCATCACAACCTCTTAAAGCCGGCCAAATTGTCCTTAGAGATTCTCCTATCCTGCTCTATTCTGCTTTGCCATTGATCCCGCAGTCTTTATCTTCGTCCTCCTCTACCCTAGCCTCCTCCTTCTGTGATCACTGCTTTAGAACCTTACCATCCTCTTTACAGGGCGATTCTTCATCTTCCGCAGTTTTGTGCCCTTCATGTAGACATTATCGTTTTTGCAGCTCTAATTGTCTCTCAAAGGCATTGAATTCATCTCATTCTTCTTGGGTATGTCAAGCATTGTCTCACTTCCAAGCCAACTCTCCTCTTCTTGGACATCCCCTTGAGCTTCAAGTCCAGGCTCAATTTCTCATTGCTGCGTACAATCTTGCCAATATCTCCCCCTCAGACTTTCAAATCTTGCTTTCTCTTCATGGTTCTCCTGATGACGCTACAATTTCTGCAGCTCAATTCCTACACCCTCTTATTTCATCCCTCTGCTCAATTGCTCCCATTGGTCTTCAGAATGTATTTTCTTTGGAACTCACCTCTGCGCTTCTGGCCAAGGACAAGCACAATGCCTTTGGCTTAATGCAGCCTGTTTCTGTTGATGATGGCCAGAGGTCTGTTAGAGCTTATGGTATATACCCCTATGCCTCCTTTTTTAACCACGATTGCCTTCCCAATGCCTGCAGATTTGATTATGTGGATAGTAATCCACCAGATGGCAGTAATAATACTGACATTATTGTTAGGATGATTCATGATGTTCCTCAAGGCAGGGAGATCTGTTTGAGCTATTTCCCTGTCAATGAAAACTATGCTAGCAGGCAGAAGAGATTGATGGAAGACTATGGCTTCACCTGTAATTGTGATCGGTGTAATGTCGAATCAAATTGGTCAGATAATGATGACACTATCGAAGAAGATAATGCAGAGGATGGAGAAGAGGTTATGGATGAGGAGGACCAATATGAAAACATGGCAGCGTCAGATACAGACAATAATAATGATTTCCCACACGCATATTTCTTTTTAAGGTACATGTGTGATAGACCAAATTGCGGGGGAACTTTGGCTCCTCTACCCCCACAAGTTGATAGTCCATCTAATGTCATGGAATGTAATGTCTGTGGCAAATTGAAAAGTGATGATGAGCAAGATGAAGCTCCCATGGAGGACTGA
- the LOC112734687 gene encoding uncharacterized protein: MNDLHYSSLLLGSSSLDYHNLNLGVINADKFSLMMPAMYEYGSSSEPSFSTATQDSSADHFSTGYLQDALLEFGDCSKRRRLLPNADNHHDQQYSKTSSTDLEKSLWNLNPTYCMNQNIESIFGLSDEDIISTFWSRIMREEAKILVEEETTTTTTTNTILSGSEEESPNASSSSKLELVTKNDEEVVMRNKKKEEEMKESRSSRRKVVYPFAMVKPGGREGDVTLNDINEKILMAPTRPVRHPVGDYACRPCVSAVQGSPGLSGKAVVALTRIHTLGRRGTITIIRTKG, encoded by the exons ATGAATGATCTTCATTATTCTTCCCTTCTCCTTGGTAGTAGTAGTTTGGATTATCACAACCTTAACCTTGGAGTTATCAACGCGGACAAATTCTCTTTAa TGATGCCAGCAATGTATGAATATGGGAGTAGTAGTGAACCATCATTCTCAACTGCTACTCAGGATTCTTCTGCTGATCATTTCTCAACAGGGTATCTTCAAGATGCTTTGCTTGAATTCGGAGATTGTTCCAAACGTAGGCGCTTGCTGCCAAATGCTGACAATCATCATGATCAACAATATTCCAAGACTAGTAGTACTGATCTTGAAAAG AGCTTGTGGAACTTGAACCCCACATACTGCATGAACCAGAATATAGAAAGCATTTTTGGACTTTCAG ATGAGGACATAATAAGCACATTTTGGAGCAGAATAATGAGAGAGGAAGCAAAGATTCTTGTAGAAGAagagacaacaacaacaacaactactaaTACCATATTATCAGGCTCTGAAGAAGAATCTCCTAATGCATCCTCATCTTCCAAACTAGAACTTGTTACCAAGAATGATGAAGAAGTGGTGATGAGAaacaagaagaaggaggaggagatgaAGGAGTcaagaagtagtagaagaaaaGTGGTGTATCCATTTGCAATGGTGAAGCCAGGAGGAAGAGAAGGAGATGTGACACTGAATGACATAAACGAGAAGATACTAATGGCGCCAACAAGACCAGTGAGGCACCCAGTTGGAGACTATGCATGTCGGCCATGCGTGTCTGCGGTTCAAGGTAGCCCAGGCCTTTCAGGGAAAGCTGTGGTGGCCCTTACCAGAATCCACACTCTTGGAAGAAGAGGCACCATCACCATTATCAGAACCAAAGGCTGA